GGTTTGAGATTAGCGAAGGGGTCAGGCCGCTTCGCCCTTTGAGGCATGAGCCTGAATGACGCGCGCGAGCTTGGCCGCAGGCGCGTTGGAGAGCTGAGCAAGCTTGGTCGCCGGCGCCACGAGGAGGCCAACGATCTTGCCGCGCAGTTCGTCGAGCGACGGCAGTGAGGCGAGCGCCTTCACGCTGTCGACATTCAGGACGGTTTTACCCATCGAGCCGCCGAGGATGACGAACTTCTCGTTCGCCTTGGCGAATTCGATGGCAACCTTTGGCGCCGCAACCGGATCGTTCGAAGTAGCGATCACGGTCGGCCCCTTCAGCAGGGAGCCGATGGCAGCGACGTCAGTGCCTTCAAGAGCAATTTTGGCGAGACGGTTCTTCGAGACCTTCACCGATGCGCCCGCCTGCTTCATCTGCATGCGCAGCTTCTGCATCTGGGCCACGGTGAGGCCGGAATAGTGAGCAACGATCGCAACCGACGTGGTCTTGAAGACCTCGTTAAGTTGTTCGACCGACTCTTTTTTTGCCGCTCGTTCCACAGCAAGCTCTTTCCG
The window above is part of the Bradyrhizobium sp. PSBB068 genome. Proteins encoded here:
- the rplJ gene encoding 50S ribosomal protein L10; the encoded protein is MERAAKKESVEQLNEVFKTTSVAIVAHYSGLTVAQMQKLRMQMKQAGASVKVSKNRLAKIALEGTDVAAIGSLLKGPTVIATSNDPVAAPKVAIEFAKANEKFVILGGSMGKTVLNVDSVKALASLPSLDELRGKIVGLLVAPATKLAQLSNAPAAKLARVIQAHASKGEAA